One Gimesia aquarii DNA segment encodes these proteins:
- a CDS encoding four helix bundle protein, giving the protein MAKHYRELIAWQKAMSMVTHIYETTKTFPHDEKYGLVSQIRRSAVSVPSNIAEGQARNSSGEFIQFLGIARGSTAELTTQLLIAANLGYINKTDKALPIVEEVGRLLSGLIKSLKTNN; this is encoded by the coding sequence ATGGCGAAGCATTATCGGGAGTTGATTGCCTGGCAGAAGGCGATGTCGATGGTAACTCATATTTATGAAACGACAAAGACGTTCCCCCATGATGAAAAGTATGGATTGGTATCTCAAATTCGTCGTTCTGCAGTTTCCGTTCCCAGTAATATCGCAGAAGGACAGGCAAGAAATTCTTCGGGGGAATTCATTCAGTTCCTGGGAATCGCCCGCGGTTCCACAGCCGAATTAACAACACAATTATTAATAGCGGCGAACTTAGGTTACATCAACAAAACAGACAAAGCACTACCAATTGTAGAAGAAGTAGGCCGCCTATTAAGCGGTCTGATCAAATCCCTAAAAACTAACAACTAA
- a CDS encoding endonuclease/exonuclease/phosphatase family protein, translating into MPQTQFRVASFNVENLFERLKVFNFQDKSIGDDLLKRIGAFRKILEKRTYTAADKTRLVKEFEKGDPANNKQPLKKYIKIREDRGSKLWKRRQRKIVGVKASGIGDCDLTVEFIKAKFSKVGRENTGKVIRKVNADVACIVEADNRPGLKRFDTDVLGSKYRYEMLLDGNDRRGIDVGLYSKYPLGGIWTHMFDGTSRSKTFSRDCPEYEVILPNGKSLYVLCNHLKSKGYDYSGTADARRKRQAKAIADILKKYDLRNDWVVVAGDLNDTPNSGPLKPLMDVRYLYDVLELQFPNHPAKRWTYHYNSFEQIDYVLVSKPLKDRFISAGVERRGMYKLDRLTASDPDIDNETQFSTVTRWTNAASDHAPVLADFRL; encoded by the coding sequence ATGCCCCAGACCCAGTTTCGAGTTGCCAGTTTTAATGTGGAAAATTTGTTTGAACGGCTAAAGGTTTTTAACTTTCAGGATAAGTCGATTGGTGATGACCTGCTGAAGCGAATTGGTGCGTTTCGCAAGATTCTGGAAAAGAGAACGTACACTGCCGCTGACAAAACCAGACTCGTTAAGGAATTTGAGAAAGGTGATCCTGCGAACAATAAACAGCCGTTGAAAAAATATATCAAGATTCGTGAGGATCGCGGTAGTAAGCTGTGGAAGAGGCGGCAAAGAAAAATCGTTGGCGTCAAGGCCTCCGGAATTGGCGATTGTGATTTAACCGTGGAATTTATTAAAGCAAAGTTCTCCAAGGTCGGAAGAGAGAATACAGGTAAGGTGATCCGTAAAGTGAATGCGGACGTTGCCTGTATCGTGGAAGCAGATAATCGACCGGGATTGAAACGCTTTGACACGGATGTTCTCGGTTCCAAATATCGCTATGAGATGTTGCTTGATGGCAACGATCGACGTGGAATTGACGTAGGGTTATACAGTAAATATCCACTCGGAGGAATCTGGACGCACATGTTTGACGGCACCAGCAGGAGTAAAACCTTCAGTCGCGATTGCCCGGAATACGAAGTGATATTACCTAATGGTAAGAGTCTGTACGTGCTCTGTAATCACTTAAAAAGCAAAGGCTATGATTATAGCGGAACAGCAGATGCGCGCAGAAAACGTCAGGCAAAGGCAATTGCGGATATTTTGAAGAAGTATGATTTGAGAAACGACTGGGTGGTGGTCGCCGGGGATTTGAATGATACCCCCAATAGCGGTCCTTTGAAACCGCTGATGGACGTCCGCTATTTATACGATGTACTGGAATTACAATTTCCAAATCATCCCGCAAAACGCTGGACTTACCATTACAACAGCTTTGAGCAGATCGACTATGTACTTGTTTCGAAACCGTTAAAAGATCGTTTCATCAGTGCCGGCGTGGAACGACGTGGCATGTACAAACTGGATCGGCTCACAGCCAGTGATCCGGATATCGATAATGAAACCCAATTCAGCACGGTCACCCGATGGACCAACGCTGCCTCTGACCACGCCCCCGTCCTCGCTGATTTTAGACTTTAA
- a CDS encoding Eco57I restriction-modification methylase domain-containing protein, with product MSKPPEEYAHIEWLGYVQPVGLVVSVPALLEAQCYINQNVMGRHAQFLNCLPREESGEMIPEIRDLSEFTQKVLEWEAEDLQEIPARGELTGTMAALEVVLPQYHETLRPTRAVAKFKPAEEEIPWMVLISELPTGTELDDPSEADSSRHWHAAPQAKFERLLRETQVPIGLLSNGRQLRLVYAPRGETSGYATFNVDEMIQVAGRPMFAALYMLLCSERLFTLGENQRLPAILENSRKYQNTVSTKLAEQVLAALYELMWGFQAANDARKGELLHDILEEDPNHVYAGLLTVLLRLVFVLYAEDRDLLSSDPLYSNYYSVSGLFDRLREDAGRFPDSMNQRHGAWSQLLTLFRLVYEGGQHHDFKLPPRKGYLFDPERYPFLEGNQKLTTNPQQLTTIPRISDGVVFNVLQNLLILDGERLSYRTLDVEQIGSVYETVMGFNLEVATGKSIAIKPVKTHGAPATIDLEALLETPGKDRVKWLKDQADQKLGAADAKALKAAASIDDLLLALDKKIAKKVTPRVVPAEAIVLQPSDERRRSGSHYTPRSLTEPIVRTTLEPILKQLCDPEAELPEVYEPTRADKKRFTKGQLEKRVEQSEKAIELVQAARAVGTPHPSQILELKVCDPAMGSGAFLVETCRQLGDELVKAWYAHDLVPTDIPPDEDELLYARRLVAQRCLYGVDKNEMAVDLAKLSLWLVTLAKDHPFTFLDHSLRAGDSLVGLTREQIIGFHWEPKKQKRFDEGRIQKLLDQATATRAKILNAREDTPYRDQEQRMALTEEALNVVRLTGDACVSAFFAGKKKRERETRCEELFEQVSDWYESGHDINKRGPVAAAAAELQRGEHPLSPFHWEIEFPEVFSRVNPGFDAFVGNPPFAGKNTVISGNRTNYLDWLMESHPKSHGNADLVSHFFRASFGWLRSNATLGLIATNTIGQGDTRSTGLRWICSNNGNIYHARRRVKWPGLAAVIVSILHIYKGSFFAQRTLNNVTVENITAFLFHRGGNDDPARLITNAGKSFQGSIVLGMGFTFDDTDSKGIATPVSEMKRLIKENSRNSNCIFPYIGGEEINTSPTHENHRFVINFGERTEEEARSGWPELMKIIEEKVKPERLAQKDKGAKEKWWQFIRPRPELKLASQGLDRVLVTILHSKDLSFVFMPSESVFSHALAVFPLCDYFWFAVLQSRPHEIWARFFGSSLEDRLRYTPSDCFETFAFPELFNSCQESCNNLENAGLEYYDFREDLLVKNNEGLTKTYNRFHDPHEKSPEIIKLRELHDEMDRAVLRAYGWEDLAESATCEFLLDYEEEEDTEGAKKSKKKKPWRLRWPDEFRDEVLARLLELNEQRHQEELLTGVGSTEKTKPKQKTKTTRKKKKNPDQRDLF from the coding sequence ATGTCCAAACCCCCTGAAGAATACGCTCACATTGAATGGCTTGGCTATGTTCAGCCGGTGGGACTGGTGGTCTCTGTACCGGCGCTGCTGGAAGCGCAGTGTTATATCAACCAGAACGTCATGGGCCGGCATGCGCAGTTTCTGAATTGTCTTCCCCGTGAGGAATCAGGCGAGATGATTCCTGAAATTCGTGATCTATCGGAATTCACGCAGAAAGTGCTCGAGTGGGAAGCCGAAGATCTGCAGGAGATCCCTGCCCGCGGGGAACTGACGGGCACTATGGCAGCTCTGGAAGTCGTCCTGCCGCAATACCATGAGACCCTCCGGCCCACGCGCGCCGTTGCGAAATTCAAACCGGCGGAAGAGGAAATTCCCTGGATGGTGCTGATTTCGGAACTGCCCACGGGAACGGAGCTGGATGATCCAAGCGAAGCGGACAGCAGTCGGCACTGGCACGCCGCCCCGCAGGCGAAGTTTGAGCGGCTGCTCCGGGAGACGCAGGTTCCCATCGGCCTGCTCTCCAACGGGCGTCAGTTGCGACTGGTCTACGCGCCCCGGGGAGAGACCAGTGGGTATGCCACGTTTAATGTCGATGAAATGATCCAGGTCGCGGGCCGACCGATGTTTGCCGCCCTGTATATGCTGCTCTGCAGCGAGCGGCTGTTTACGCTGGGGGAAAACCAGCGTCTGCCGGCGATTCTGGAAAACAGCCGCAAGTATCAGAATACGGTGTCGACCAAGCTGGCGGAACAGGTGCTGGCGGCGCTGTATGAACTGATGTGGGGTTTTCAGGCTGCCAACGATGCCCGTAAGGGGGAACTGCTCCACGACATTCTGGAAGAGGATCCGAACCACGTCTATGCGGGACTGCTGACCGTCCTGCTGCGGCTGGTGTTTGTGTTGTATGCGGAAGACCGGGACCTGCTCTCCAGCGATCCGCTGTATTCCAATTATTATTCGGTGAGCGGCCTGTTCGATCGGCTGCGTGAGGACGCTGGCCGTTTCCCCGATTCGATGAACCAGCGGCACGGCGCCTGGTCGCAACTGCTCACCCTGTTCCGCCTGGTCTACGAAGGGGGGCAGCACCACGATTTCAAACTCCCTCCCCGCAAAGGCTACCTCTTCGACCCGGAACGCTACCCCTTCCTCGAAGGAAATCAAAAACTAACAACTAACCCCCAACAACTAACAACGATCCCCAGAATTTCGGATGGCGTTGTGTTCAACGTGCTGCAGAACCTGCTGATTCTGGATGGGGAACGGCTCAGCTACCGGACGCTGGACGTCGAACAGATCGGCAGCGTGTATGAAACGGTGATGGGCTTTAACCTGGAAGTCGCCACCGGCAAATCGATTGCCATCAAACCGGTCAAAACGCACGGCGCACCGGCGACAATCGACCTGGAAGCCCTGCTGGAGACTCCGGGCAAAGACCGGGTGAAGTGGCTTAAGGACCAGGCCGATCAGAAGCTGGGGGCCGCGGACGCCAAAGCGCTTAAGGCGGCTGCCTCGATCGATGATTTGCTGCTGGCCCTCGATAAGAAGATTGCCAAAAAGGTGACGCCGCGTGTGGTGCCTGCCGAGGCGATTGTGCTGCAGCCCTCCGATGAACGCCGCCGCAGCGGTTCGCATTACACGCCCCGCTCGCTGACCGAACCGATTGTCCGCACCACACTGGAACCGATTCTGAAACAGCTGTGCGATCCGGAAGCGGAACTGCCGGAAGTCTATGAGCCGACGCGGGCCGATAAGAAACGCTTTACGAAAGGCCAACTGGAGAAACGGGTCGAACAGTCGGAGAAAGCCATTGAACTGGTGCAGGCCGCCCGCGCCGTCGGCACGCCTCACCCCTCCCAGATCCTGGAGTTGAAAGTCTGTGATCCGGCAATGGGGAGTGGTGCGTTTCTGGTGGAGACCTGCCGCCAGTTGGGAGATGAACTGGTCAAGGCCTGGTACGCCCACGATCTGGTGCCGACCGACATTCCCCCCGATGAAGACGAACTGCTGTATGCCCGCCGGCTGGTGGCGCAGCGGTGTCTGTACGGTGTCGATAAGAATGAAATGGCCGTCGACCTGGCCAAGCTGTCGCTCTGGCTGGTGACGCTGGCCAAAGATCATCCCTTTACCTTCCTGGATCACTCTCTGCGTGCCGGCGATTCGCTGGTCGGCCTGACCCGCGAACAGATCATCGGCTTCCACTGGGAACCGAAAAAACAGAAGCGATTTGATGAAGGCCGGATTCAAAAACTGCTCGACCAGGCAACCGCCACCCGGGCGAAAATTCTGAACGCCCGCGAAGACACCCCCTATCGCGACCAGGAACAACGCATGGCGCTGACAGAGGAAGCGTTGAACGTCGTCCGTTTGACCGGCGATGCCTGCGTCAGTGCCTTTTTTGCGGGCAAGAAAAAGAGAGAACGCGAAACCCGCTGCGAGGAACTGTTCGAGCAAGTTTCCGACTGGTACGAAAGCGGCCACGACATCAACAAACGCGGCCCGGTCGCTGCCGCAGCAGCGGAGTTACAACGGGGCGAACACCCACTCTCCCCCTTTCACTGGGAGATTGAATTTCCCGAAGTCTTTTCACGCGTGAATCCTGGGTTTGATGCGTTTGTCGGGAACCCACCATTTGCTGGGAAGAATACTGTTATAAGTGGAAACCGTACAAATTATCTTGACTGGTTAATGGAGTCTCATCCTAAAAGTCACGGTAATGCTGATTTAGTTTCGCATTTCTTTCGGGCTTCGTTCGGTTGGCTTAGAAGCAATGCTACTTTGGGATTAATTGCCACGAATACGATTGGTCAGGGTGATACTCGATCTACTGGACTACGTTGGATCTGCTCAAATAATGGAAATATCTATCATGCTCGACGTCGAGTCAAGTGGCCAGGCTTAGCAGCCGTTATAGTAAGCATTTTGCATATTTATAAAGGCAGCTTCTTTGCCCAAAGAACATTAAACAATGTGACAGTAGAAAATATCACAGCTTTTCTTTTTCATCGAGGTGGAAATGATGATCCTGCGCGGCTGATTACGAATGCAGGAAAGAGTTTTCAAGGTAGTATTGTGTTGGGAATGGGTTTTACCTTTGATGATACAGATTCGAAAGGTATTGCTACACCCGTTTCTGAAATGAAAAGATTGATAAAAGAAAATAGTCGAAATTCAAATTGTATATTTCCATACATAGGCGGTGAGGAAATCAATACAAGTCCTACACATGAAAACCACCGTTTTGTGATAAACTTTGGTGAAAGAACAGAAGAAGAAGCACGGTCTGGTTGGCCAGAGTTAATGAAAATTATAGAAGAAAAAGTAAAACCAGAGCGTCTGGCTCAAAAAGATAAAGGAGCTAAAGAGAAATGGTGGCAATTCATTCGTCCGCGGCCTGAGCTTAAGCTGGCAAGTCAAGGACTCGATCGGGTTTTAGTGACTATATTACATAGTAAAGACCTATCATTTGTTTTTATGCCATCGGAATCCGTATTTTCACATGCGTTAGCTGTTTTTCCACTTTGTGACTATTTCTGGTTTGCGGTTCTACAATCTCGGCCTCATGAGATCTGGGCTCGTTTTTTTGGATCATCGTTGGAAGATAGGTTACGTTATACGCCTTCAGATTGCTTTGAAACTTTTGCCTTTCCAGAACTTTTTAATAGTTGTCAGGAGTCTTGCAACAATTTGGAGAATGCTGGACTCGAATATTATGATTTTCGTGAGGATCTATTAGTTAAAAATAACGAAGGTCTCACAAAAACCTACAACCGGTTCCACGACCCTCACGAAAAATCTCCGGAAATTATCAAGCTGCGCGAGCTGCATGACGAGATGGACCGGGCGGTGCTGCGGGCATATGGCTGGGAGGATCTGGCGGAGTCGGCGACGTGTGAATTTCTGCTGGACTACGAGGAAGAAGAGGACACCGAAGGCGCCAAGAAGTCGAAGAAGAAAAAGCCGTGGCGGCTGCGCTGGCCTGATGAATTCCGCGACGAAGTCCTCGCCCGCCTGCTGGAACTCAACGAACAACGCCACCAGGAAGAACTCCTCACTGGTGTCGGCTCCACCGAGAAGACAAAACCAAAACAGAAAACCAAAACGACACGCAAAAAAAAGAAGAACCCCGACCAGCGCGATCTGTTTTAA
- the drmA gene encoding DISARM system helicase DrmA, with product MSISSIEVRTELVDALQLDLIGPTGDLGDPREILPQAPSRWYLTGFLVPTEADEEQRCDPTSNDDLDQAAEPVGLDDDDTPEKPAARLSFLPSSMGLSVLIPPQVENLEVLVRYGEYLSQEIYEEEAGTGSSMWKRLPRQEIMPLSIGGKEKGNGIVPVPESRGVEVVWSVRSIPETGAEGGLPVGTRSLSVFVVNRLKPESDEKRDQAFIFQVELELRSEVSFVARPNLHSLESDDWDERVADLQYRDAFEFSVGHSVSTESLVEQDECRKVKTTWLPTAEVERVAPAKKEGVTLDMGLLSVLRDAADAQAQLGQFVISYKEWIKNQGTSLDRLSTHRRETAQELLHRANLAADRIQSGIDLLADPQCLEAFRIANKAMAAQGRRRLALQWNKAPEEITPEWRPFQLAFILMNLRGIADPVSDDRELVDLLFFPTGGGKTEAYLGLAAFTLVLRRLRNPGLSSAGLSVLMRYTLRLLTLDQLGRAAALICALELERQQDVEKLGEWPFEIGLWVGKAATPNRMGSKRDTDPHSARRKTIAFQNNDKKPSPIPLEECPWCGTKFKATSFQLLPYADEPTDLRVTCFNRLCDFSQGNSLPILSVDEPIYRRLPCFMIATVDKFAAMPWTGEVGGFFGRVDRADSAGFYGPCNPTEGVPLPVDRLPPPDLVIQDELHLISGPLGTLVGLYETALDELSAIEINGKTVHPKIIASTATVRRAQSQIRALFNRRDVDVFPPPGPDIRDSFFAETHSTEKSNARKYVGIAAQGRSPKVILLRVYMALLGAAQKAYSEAGGKKNDENPADPYMTLLGYFNSLRELGGARRLIEDDVRTQLTGRGSRKRIGETEGLFLDRTIAYEPVELTSRVSTDKVSEAKRRLSQLFKEKDHVDVAIATNMISVGLDITRLGLMVCFGQPKTSAEYIQATSRVGRDVDRPGLVVTILNIHRPRDRSHYERFTAFHETFYRSVEATSVTPFSPRALDRGLAGTLLALARLGNSVMTPPRGALEILNERTRLDFAVDLLAERALETHNNRSSDGAKQLQLKVHDQCKDLLDEWSRIAKELHDVGGALQYQTEIGGAQRLLYEFLNTELKTLPARHKKFRANRSMRDVEPSVNLWLKTIDGVDIDEEEQDS from the coding sequence ATGAGTATTTCTTCCATCGAAGTTCGAACGGAGCTTGTTGACGCATTACAGCTCGATCTGATCGGCCCGACTGGTGATTTGGGGGATCCGAGAGAAATTTTGCCGCAGGCCCCTTCTCGCTGGTATCTGACCGGCTTTCTGGTGCCTACGGAAGCTGATGAAGAACAGCGGTGCGATCCGACCAGCAATGATGATCTCGACCAGGCGGCAGAACCGGTCGGGCTAGATGATGATGATACACCAGAGAAGCCTGCAGCGCGACTCTCCTTTCTTCCCAGTAGTATGGGATTGAGCGTACTGATCCCCCCGCAGGTAGAGAATCTCGAAGTCCTGGTGCGGTATGGTGAGTATCTGAGTCAGGAGATTTATGAAGAGGAAGCCGGAACTGGTTCTTCGATGTGGAAGCGACTTCCCCGACAGGAAATCATGCCGCTCTCTATCGGAGGGAAGGAAAAAGGCAATGGTATCGTACCTGTGCCTGAGAGTCGCGGCGTCGAAGTGGTCTGGTCAGTCAGAAGTATTCCAGAAACGGGGGCCGAAGGCGGGCTCCCTGTCGGAACGCGAAGTCTTTCTGTGTTTGTGGTGAATCGCCTCAAGCCAGAGAGTGACGAGAAACGCGATCAGGCTTTCATCTTCCAGGTGGAACTGGAGCTGCGCAGCGAAGTCTCTTTTGTCGCCCGGCCGAATCTGCACAGCCTGGAAAGCGATGACTGGGACGAGCGCGTGGCTGATCTCCAATATCGCGATGCATTTGAGTTTTCTGTGGGACACAGCGTTTCAACAGAATCCCTGGTCGAACAGGATGAGTGCAGGAAGGTGAAAACCACCTGGCTGCCTACAGCGGAAGTCGAACGCGTCGCGCCGGCCAAAAAAGAGGGGGTGACCCTTGATATGGGGTTGCTCTCTGTCTTACGCGATGCCGCTGATGCCCAGGCCCAACTGGGACAGTTTGTGATTTCCTATAAGGAATGGATCAAGAATCAGGGAACATCCCTCGACAGGTTGTCGACACACCGCAGGGAAACGGCACAGGAACTGTTACATCGCGCAAATCTCGCTGCGGATCGAATTCAATCGGGAATTGACCTGCTGGCAGATCCACAATGCCTGGAAGCGTTTCGTATCGCAAATAAAGCCATGGCAGCCCAGGGACGTCGTCGACTGGCTTTACAGTGGAATAAAGCTCCCGAAGAGATCACTCCTGAGTGGCGTCCTTTTCAATTGGCATTTATTTTGATGAACTTGCGCGGGATTGCCGATCCTGTCAGCGACGATCGTGAACTGGTCGATTTGCTGTTCTTCCCGACCGGTGGTGGAAAGACTGAAGCATACCTGGGGCTCGCAGCGTTCACGCTCGTGTTGAGACGCCTCCGGAACCCGGGCCTTTCCTCCGCAGGGTTAAGCGTGCTGATGCGTTATACGCTGCGTCTGCTGACACTCGATCAGCTGGGACGTGCAGCAGCGTTGATCTGCGCATTGGAATTGGAACGTCAACAGGATGTAGAAAAACTGGGCGAGTGGCCCTTTGAGATCGGTTTATGGGTCGGGAAAGCGGCGACTCCCAACCGGATGGGCTCTAAACGAGATACCGATCCTCATTCAGCACGCCGGAAAACCATTGCCTTTCAGAACAACGACAAAAAGCCGTCCCCAATTCCTCTGGAAGAGTGCCCCTGGTGTGGCACGAAGTTCAAAGCGACTTCATTTCAACTGTTGCCCTATGCTGACGAGCCAACGGACTTGCGCGTTACCTGTTTCAATCGCCTCTGCGACTTTTCACAGGGAAACAGCCTGCCGATCCTTTCGGTGGATGAGCCGATTTACCGACGGCTGCCCTGCTTCATGATTGCCACTGTTGACAAATTTGCTGCCATGCCCTGGACCGGTGAAGTGGGAGGCTTCTTTGGACGTGTCGACCGGGCGGATTCAGCTGGTTTTTATGGTCCCTGTAACCCCACGGAGGGCGTTCCCTTGCCGGTTGATCGTCTTCCTCCGCCGGACCTGGTAATCCAGGACGAGTTGCATCTGATCTCAGGGCCCCTGGGAACCTTGGTGGGACTTTATGAGACTGCCTTGGATGAATTATCGGCAATTGAAATCAACGGCAAAACGGTTCATCCTAAGATCATCGCTTCGACTGCCACGGTCCGCCGCGCCCAGAGCCAGATCCGCGCTCTGTTTAATCGACGTGATGTCGATGTGTTTCCTCCGCCGGGTCCGGATATTCGCGATTCATTTTTTGCGGAAACCCATTCGACAGAGAAAAGCAATGCACGTAAATACGTAGGAATTGCTGCTCAGGGGCGGAGTCCTAAGGTAATTCTGTTGCGAGTCTATATGGCATTGCTGGGGGCGGCTCAGAAAGCATATTCTGAAGCCGGTGGAAAGAAGAATGATGAGAATCCCGCAGATCCCTACATGACACTATTAGGCTACTTCAACAGTTTGCGTGAGCTGGGAGGGGCGCGGCGACTGATCGAAGATGATGTCAGAACGCAGCTGACGGGACGTGGTTCTCGAAAACGGATCGGGGAAACGGAAGGTTTGTTTCTTGATAGAACCATCGCGTATGAGCCAGTCGAGCTGACCAGTCGCGTTTCGACAGATAAGGTTTCAGAGGCGAAACGCAGGCTGTCCCAGCTGTTTAAAGAAAAGGATCATGTGGATGTGGCCATCGCAACAAACATGATTTCTGTCGGGTTGGATATTACGCGACTTGGACTGATGGTCTGTTTCGGACAGCCGAAAACCAGTGCGGAATATATTCAGGCGACCAGTCGTGTGGGACGTGATGTTGATCGACCGGGTCTGGTGGTGACCATTCTCAACATTCACCGACCTCGAGACCGTTCACATTACGAACGATTCACTGCATTCCATGAAACGTTTTATCGAAGTGTCGAAGCGACCAGTGTAACCCCCTTCTCCCCCAGGGCGCTGGACAGAGGACTGGCGGGGACTTTGCTTGCGTTGGCACGTCTGGGAAATTCGGTAATGACTCCACCGCGCGGTGCTCTGGAAATTCTCAATGAACGGACCCGATTAGACTTCGCTGTTGATCTGCTGGCTGAACGTGCTCTGGAGACTCACAATAACAGATCTTCAGACGGTGCGAAGCAGTTACAGTTAAAAGTGCACGATCAATGTAAAGATTTACTTGATGAGTGGAGTAGAATTGCCAAAGAGCTTCACGATGTGGGAGGAGCCCTTCAGTACCAGACTGAAATCGGAGGGGCGCAGAGACTGCTCTACGAGTTTTTGAATACTGAACTGAAGACGTTACCAGCGCGACATAAAAAATTTCGGGCCAATCGTTCCATGCGTGACGTTGAACCCAGTGTGAACCTCTGGTTAAAGACCATTGATGGCGTCGATATTGATGAAGAGGAGCAAGATTCATGA